The Pedococcus dokdonensis region GTGACGATCGTCGGCACGCTCGGCGTGTGCGTGGGCGCGCTGGCGTTCTACCCCCGGCACGAGTTCTTCTGGGGCACCATCGTCATCACCGCATTCGTCTTCTCCGACACGGTGGACGGCGTCATGGCGCGGATGTCCCACCGGTCGGGCAAGTGGGGCGCCTACCTCGACTCCACGCTCGACCGGGTGGGTGACTCCGCGATCTTCGGCGGCCTCGTCCTCTGGTACGCCGGTGGCGGTGACGACTTCCTGATGGCCGGGCTCGCGCTGGCCTGCCTCATCCTCGGCAGCGTCGTGTCCTACGCCAAGGCCCGCGCCGAGGGGCTCGGGTTCACCGCGAACGTCGGCATCGCCGAGCGGGCCGACCGACTCGTCGCCACCCTGGTCACGACCGGGCTGGTCGGCCTCGGCCTGCCGGAGGTGGTCCTCACCATCGTGCTGGCCCTGCTCCTCATCGCCAGCTTCGTGACCGTGCTCCAGCGGATGCTGCTCGTGCGCCAGCAGGCGCTCGGCCAGGTCTCCTGAGCGCCGCCTCGTCATGACCGGCCCACGATGACCAGCCTTGGCGACCTGCTCGCCGTCAGCGGCTACCGCCTGGGGTGGGGCACCGTGCGCCGGCTCCCCGAGCGGACGGCACTCACGGTCTTCGAGCAGCTCGCCGACCTCACCACCGCACGGGGCGGCAAGGGTGTGCGGCGGCTGCGCAGCAACTACGCCAGGGCGCGCCCCGAGCTCTCGGCGGCAGAGCTCGACGCCCTGGTCAAGGAGGGCATGCGCTCCTACCTGCGCTACTACTGCGAAGCCTTCCGGCTGCCCGACCGCAGCCAGGCGGAGATCGTCGCATCGGTGCGCGTCGAGGGCGACGGTCCCGTCCGGGCGGAGCTGGCCGCAGGCCGGCCTGTCGTCTGCTTCCTCGGCCACCTCGGAAACTGGGACCTCGCCGGCGCGTGGGGCACGACCGCCATCGCTCCGGTCGTCACCGTTGCGGAGCGGCTCGAGCCCGAGGAGGTGTATGCCGAGTTCCTCGCCTTCCGCGAGTCGCTCGGCATGACGATCCTGCCGCTCACCGGCGGCGGGGACGTCTTCGCGCAGCTGCGCGGCCACCTCACCAAGCCGGTGCTCATGCCGTTGCTCGCAGACCGTGACCTGACCGACCGCGGGGTCGAGGTGGACCTGCTCGGGCACCGCTCCAAGATGGCGGCCGGTCCGGCCGCGCTGTCGCTGGCCACGGGTGCCGCGCTGTTCCCGGTGTCGATCCACTACGAGCGACTCGAACGGCCCAGCTGGAAGCACCGGACCGTCATCACCTTCCACGAGCGGGTCGAGGTGCCGACGACGGGCGCGACCCGCGCCAAGGCGGTGGCGATGACCCAGGCGTGCGCCGACGCGCTCGGTGCAGCGATCGTCGAGCACACCGCCGACTGGCACATGTTGCAGCGAGTCTTCCTCGACGACCTCGAGCCCCGACCGGGTCGGGCGCCAGGGGAGTGGCCGTGAGGATCGGGATCGTCTGCCCCTACTCGTTCGACGTGCCCGGCGGGGTGCAGTTCCACGTCCGCGACCTGGCCGAGCACTTCCTCGGGCAGGGGCACCACGCGTCGGTCCTGGCGCCGGCCGACGAAGACACCCCGCTGCCGCAGTACGTCGAGTCGGTGGGGCGCGCGGTGCCCGTGCGCTACAACGGTTCGGTCGCACGGCTGAACTTCGGGCCGCTCACCGCTGCTCGGGTGGGCCGGTGGCTGGAGGCCGGCGACTTCGACGTCCTGCACATCCATGAGCCGGTCACCCCCAGCATCGCGCTGCTGGCCCTCTGGTCGGCCGAAGGGCCGGTCGTGGCCACGTTCCACACGTCGAACCTGCGATCGCGAGCCATGCAGGCGGCATACCCGCTGCTGCGCCCGAGCCTGGAGAAGATCAACGGCCGCATCGCCGTGTCGGAGGACGCGCGACGCACGGTCACCACCCACCTCGGTGGTGACGCGGTCGTGATCCCCAACGGTGTCAACGTGTCGCGGTTCGCCGATGCCGCACCCGACCCGCGCTGGACCGGGACCGACGCGGCTCCCACCATCGCCTTCCTCGGTCGCATCGACGAGCCCCGCAAGGGCCTACCGGTGCTGGCCGCCGCGATGCCCACGGTGCTGGCGGCGCACCCGGGAGCGCGCGTGCTGGTCGCCGGGCCCGGAGACGTCGAGGCGGCCCGCGAGCGGCTCGATCCGGCCGTGGCCGCGGCGACCGAGTTCCTCGGCATGGTCAGCGACGAGGACAAGGCGGCGTTGCTGTCGTCGGTCGACGTCTACGTCGCGCCGCACACCGGCGGCGAGAGCTTCGGCATCGTCCTCGTCGAGGCGATGAGCGCGGGGGCCCCGGTCGTGGCCAGTGACCTGCCGGCGTTCGTGCGGGTGCTGGACGGGGGTCGAGCGGGATGCACGTTCGCCAACGAGGACGGCGACGACCTGGCCCGCCACCTCGTGCGGCTGCTGGGCGACCGCGCCGAGCGCGAGCGACTGGGCGAGGCCGGGCACCAGCGCGCGTGGGTGTTCGACTGGTCGGTGGTCGCCGAGGACGTGATGGCGGTCTACGACACCGTCACCCACGGTGCCGACGAGGCGCGTGCCGACGCCGGGGCGGACACCCGGTGGACCCGGCTGCTGCGCGGCCGGCGAGGAGGGGAGAACTGATGGACTCGCTGACCTGGGGTGTCGTGGTGGTGGCGGTGCTGTTGGGCGTCGCCTGGTACCTGTCCTACAGCGCGGCCCGGCTCGACCGGCTGCACACCCGCGCCGAGGGCGCGCTCTCGGCGCTCGACGCCCAGCTGGTGCGCCGGGCCGAGGCGACGCTTGAGCTGGCGAACTCGGGGGCGGTCGACCCAGCCAGCGCGTTGATGCTCGCCGGCGCGGCGTCGGAGTCGCTCGAGGCCCACAACGAGCGGGCGATCGAGGACGACCTGTTGGACGGGCAGAGGTTCGGGGCGCGGGAAGGGCTCGAGAGCGACCTGACCGAGGCTCTCCAGGCGGCGCTGACGCCCGACGTGGTGGCCGGACTGCGCGCGGAGGACAGCGACGGGTTGGGGGCCAGCGCCCTGCAGCGGGTCGAGGCCGCCGGCGTGCGGGTGCAGCTCGCTCGGCGGTTCCTGAACGACGCCGTCACCGACGTCCGCCGGGTGCGACGCAAGCCAGTGGTGCGGCTGTTCCGCCTGGCCGGGCACGCCGACCTGCCCCGCACCGTGGAGTTCGACGACGAGCTGCCCCCGGCCGTCCGCGACTGACCCACTCGCACTTCTGGCCACTGGTGCGGCACGGGAGGCGCCTCCGGGGGCGGGCGCCCGGCATACCTGGCCAGAAGTGGGCACCACCCACGTCCTCTGGCCACTGGTGCGGCACGGGAGGCGCCTCCGGGGGCGGGCGCCCGGCATACCTGGCCAGAAGTCGGCACCACCCACGTCCTCTGGCCACTGGTGCGGCACGGGAGGCGCTTCCGGGGGCGGGCGCCCGGCATACCTGGCCAGAAGTCGGCACCACCCACGTCCTCTGGCCACTGGTGCGGCACGGGAGGCGCTTCCGGGGGCGGGCGCCCGGCATACCTGGCCAGAAGTCGGCACCACCCACGTCCTCTGGCCACTGGTGCGGCACGAGAGGCGCCTCTGGGGGCGGGCGCCCGGCATACCTGGCCAGAAGTGCGGAAGGGGTGAGGGGCGGTCGGGGGCGCCGTCGCAACCCACTAAACTCGGCTGCGAAGCGCGTCCCCTGCGCTGCGCCCTGCACCTCAGTTGGAGTGACCCATGTCCGCGGACAGCACCACCACCAGCCAGCCCACCACCGGCACCTCGCGCGTCAAGCGCGGCATGGCCGAGATGCTCAAGGGCGGCGTCATCATGGACGTCGTCAACGCCGAGCAGGCCAAGATCGCCGAGGACGCCGGCGCCGTCGCCGTGATGGCCCTCGAGCGGGTCCCGGCCGACATCCGCGCCCAGGGTGGCGTGTCCCGGATGTCCGACCCCGACATGATCGACGGCATCATCGAGGCCGTCTCGATCCCGGTGATGGCCAAGGCCCGCATCGGCCACTTCGTCGAGGCCCAGGTGCTCCAGTCGCTCGGGGTCGACTACATCGACGAGTCCGAGGTCCTCACCCCCGCCGACTACGCCAACCACATCGACAAGTGGAACTTCACCGTCCCCTTCGTCTGTGGCGCGACCAACCTCGGCGAGGCCCTGCGCCGCATCACCGAGGGTGCGGCGATGATCCGCTCCAAGGGTGAGGCGGGCACCGGTGACGTCTCCAACGCGACGACCCACATGCGCCAGATCCGCCAGCAGATCCGCCGTCTCCAGGGGCTGCCCGAGGACGAGCTGTTCGTCGCGGCCAAGGAGCTGCAGGCCCCCTACGAGCTGGTCAAGGAGGTCGCCGAGCTCGGCAAGCTCCCGGTCGTGCTGTTCACCGCCGGTGGGATCGCGACCCCGGCGGACGCGGCGATGATGATGCAGCTCGGCGCCGAGGGTGTCTTCGTCGGCTCGGGCATCTTCAAGTCCGGCAACCCCGCCCAGCGCGCCGAGGCGATCGTCAAGGCGACCACCTTCTTCGACGACCCCGACGTGATCGCCAAGGTCTCGCGCGGCCTGGGCGAGGCGATGGTCGGCATCAACGTCGACGAGATCCCCGAGCCGCACCGCCTCGCCGAGCGCGGCTGGTGACCTGCCGCGCCCGCGGTGCCGTCAGGTGACGGTGCTGCGGGCGCGGAACTCGTCCCGCTCGAACTCGCGCCCCTCAAGCACTGCCGCGACGTGCTCGGCCGCGGCCACGACGTCGGCGTGCGACAGGTAGAGGGGGCTGAAGCCGAGCCGCACGATGTCGGTCTCCCGGAAGTCGCCGATCACGCCACGGGCGATCAGCGCCTGCACCACGGCATACGCCTCGGGGTGTCGCAGGCTCACCTGTGAGCCCCGCCGCGCCTCCTCGCGCGGGGTGGCCAGCGGCAGGTCGACGCCCAGGGCGTCGAGCGCCTCGATGAAGAGCCCGGTCAGCGACAGCGAGCGGGCCCGCACGTCCTCGATCGACAAGCCGTCGTATGCCGTCAGCGCGCCTTCCATCGTCAGCAGGCTGAGCAGCGGGGCCGTGCCGACCCGGGCCCGCGTGATCGTCGCGGCCGGGTCGTAGTCGGTGGACATCCCGAACGGGTTGGCGTGGCCCTGCCAGCCGGACAGGACGTTCTCGAAGCTCGGCAGGTGTTCGCGGCGCACGTAGACGAAGGCAGGGGCGCCGGGGCCGCCGCTGAGGTACTTGTAGCCGCACCCCACGGCGAGATCGGCCCCGCCCTCGTCGAGCCCGACCGGCATCGCGCCGGCCGAGTGGCAGAGGTCCCAGCAGACCAGGGCCCCGACGTCGTGCGCGGCGCGGGTCAGGGCCGGGAGGTCCCACTGCTCGCCGGTCCGGTAGTCGACCTGGGAGTAGGCCGCCAGGGCCAGCGAGTCGCCCAGCTCGGCGATCCGGGCCGGGGCGTCGGGCGTCGGCACCAGCTCCAGGGTCAGGCCGAGCAGGTCGCAGGCCGAGCGCGCGATGTAGACGTCGGTCGGGAACGAGTCGGGGTCGGTCAGCACCGTGCTGCGACCGGGTCGCATCCGCGAGGCGGCGACGATGGTCTTGAACAGGTTGATCGACGTCGAGTCGGTGACGACGACCTGTCCGGGCGCGGCGCCGACGAGCTCCCCGATGCGGTCGCCCACCCGCTCGGGAGCCCCCCACCAGTCGGACTCGTTCCAGGCCCGGATGAGCTGCTCGCCCCACTGTCGGGCCACGACGTCGGCAGCCGTCTCGGCCGCGGCGACCGACAGGGCGCCGAGCGAGTTGCCGTCGAGGTAGATCACTCCCTCGGGGATGCGGAAGGCACTGCGGCGGTCGGTGGCGGAGTGCTGGTCGTCGAGGTCGCGGGCGCGGGCGGCGAGGTCGGTCATGTCCGCAACCTATCGGCGCCCGGTCCCCCGATGTCAGGGCCCTGACCCGACGGATTCCGGGGACGTGCGGCGTACCCTGACGCTGGGATGCGGACCGGACGTGGACCGGGAGGTGGACATGGCGGGTGCGCCCACCATCGAGGAGCTCGAGCGCGAGGCCGACCAGGCCTGGTGGCGGGGCGACGGCGCTGCCTCGATGGCCGCGTCCGAGCAGGTCTACCGGCGGCGGCTGGACGCCGGCGACCCGGCCGGTGCGGCGCACCAGGCGATCACCCTCGTCCTCGAGTGGGCCACCCGTGGCGACCTCGACGTGGCGTCGGGCTGGCTCAACCGGGCCCGCAAGCTGCTGGCCACCCTGCCCGCATCGGCCGACCACGGCTACCTGGCCTACCTCGAGGCGACGATCGCGATGGACGCCGAGGGTGACCCCGCACCGGCTCGCGAGATGGCTGCCGCACTCGCCGAGATGGCCAGCCGCTTCGACGACCCCGCGCTGGGCTGCTTCGCCCTGGTGTTGTCCGGGGCGGCCGCCGTGCGCGAGGGCCACCCGCGCGAGGGGTTCGGCGACCTCGACGAGGCGATGCTGCCCGTCCTC contains the following coding sequences:
- the pgsA gene encoding phosphatidylinositol phosphate synthase, which gives rise to MLNKYARALFTKIFTPVARLFLKLGISPDVVTIVGTLGVCVGALAFYPRHEFFWGTIVITAFVFSDTVDGVMARMSHRSGKWGAYLDSTLDRVGDSAIFGGLVLWYAGGGDDFLMAGLALACLILGSVVSYAKARAEGLGFTANVGIAERADRLVATLVTTGLVGLGLPEVVLTIVLALLLIASFVTVLQRMLLVRQQALGQVS
- a CDS encoding glycosyltransferase family 4 protein yields the protein MRIGIVCPYSFDVPGGVQFHVRDLAEHFLGQGHHASVLAPADEDTPLPQYVESVGRAVPVRYNGSVARLNFGPLTAARVGRWLEAGDFDVLHIHEPVTPSIALLALWSAEGPVVATFHTSNLRSRAMQAAYPLLRPSLEKINGRIAVSEDARRTVTTHLGGDAVVIPNGVNVSRFADAAPDPRWTGTDAAPTIAFLGRIDEPRKGLPVLAAAMPTVLAAHPGARVLVAGPGDVEAARERLDPAVAAATEFLGMVSDEDKAALLSSVDVYVAPHTGGESFGIVLVEAMSAGAPVVASDLPAFVRVLDGGRAGCTFANEDGDDLARHLVRLLGDRAERERLGEAGHQRAWVFDWSVVAEDVMAVYDTVTHGADEARADAGADTRWTRLLRGRRGGEN
- the pdxS gene encoding pyridoxal 5'-phosphate synthase lyase subunit PdxS, with the translated sequence MSADSTTTSQPTTGTSRVKRGMAEMLKGGVIMDVVNAEQAKIAEDAGAVAVMALERVPADIRAQGGVSRMSDPDMIDGIIEAVSIPVMAKARIGHFVEAQVLQSLGVDYIDESEVLTPADYANHIDKWNFTVPFVCGATNLGEALRRITEGAAMIRSKGEAGTGDVSNATTHMRQIRQQIRRLQGLPEDELFVAAKELQAPYELVKEVAELGKLPVVLFTAGGIATPADAAMMMQLGAEGVFVGSGIFKSGNPAQRAEAIVKATTFFDDPDVIAKVSRGLGEAMVGINVDEIPEPHRLAERGW
- the kynU gene encoding kynureninase, coding for MTDLAARARDLDDQHSATDRRSAFRIPEGVIYLDGNSLGALSVAAAETAADVVARQWGEQLIRAWNESDWWGAPERVGDRIGELVGAAPGQVVVTDSTSINLFKTIVAASRMRPGRSTVLTDPDSFPTDVYIARSACDLLGLTLELVPTPDAPARIAELGDSLALAAYSQVDYRTGEQWDLPALTRAAHDVGALVCWDLCHSAGAMPVGLDEGGADLAVGCGYKYLSGGPGAPAFVYVRREHLPSFENVLSGWQGHANPFGMSTDYDPAATITRARVGTAPLLSLLTMEGALTAYDGLSIEDVRARSLSLTGLFIEALDALGVDLPLATPREEARRGSQVSLRHPEAYAVVQALIARGVIGDFRETDIVRLGFSPLYLSHADVVAAAEHVAAVLEGREFERDEFRARSTVT
- a CDS encoding phosphatidylinositol mannoside acyltransferase, which gives rise to MTSLGDLLAVSGYRLGWGTVRRLPERTALTVFEQLADLTTARGGKGVRRLRSNYARARPELSAAELDALVKEGMRSYLRYYCEAFRLPDRSQAEIVASVRVEGDGPVRAELAAGRPVVCFLGHLGNWDLAGAWGTTAIAPVVTVAERLEPEEVYAEFLAFRESLGMTILPLTGGGDVFAQLRGHLTKPVLMPLLADRDLTDRGVEVDLLGHRSKMAAGPAALSLATGAALFPVSIHYERLERPSWKHRTVITFHERVEVPTTGATRAKAVAMTQACADALGAAIVEHTADWHMLQRVFLDDLEPRPGRAPGEWP